The Papaver somniferum cultivar HN1 unplaced genomic scaffold, ASM357369v1 unplaced-scaffold_83, whole genome shotgun sequence genome has a segment encoding these proteins:
- the LOC113345714 gene encoding uncharacterized protein LOC113345714 isoform X2: MDLQEEKWVEMKGKIVPIMKLESIAREQLDYWSGWYEFWLKLSDCPIRDSWLPRCKKWLDKTEKKFEQILFLKDSAPSLPSPCRVNLASTDGDVSHELELIPHFFFAGEKDDNSLNFELLVPSFFFEEEEDLSGNVNFQSKEVISSEVNCVKLECSKELVISYNKLMEVAGRIFSCNFKSVR; this comes from the exons ATGGATTTACAGGAGGAAAAATGGGTCGAAATGAAAGGGAAAATTGTTCCTATAATGAAGTTGGAATCCATAGCAAGGGAGCAATTGGATTATTGGAGTGGCTGGTATGAATTTTGGTTGAAGTTGAGTGATTGTCCGATTCGAGATTCTTGGCTTCCGAGGTGTAAAAAATGGTTAGACAAGACAGAGAAAAAGTTTGAGCAGATCTTGTTCCTTAAGGATTCCGctccatctcttccatctccttGTAGAGTGAATCTTGCTTCTACAGATGGTGATGTTTCCCACGAATTGGAGTTAATTCCTCATTTTTTCTTTGCTGGAGAAAAAGATGATAATTCTCTCAATTTCGAATTGCTCGTTCCTTCGTTTTTcttcgaggaagaggaagatttGTCTGGCAATGTGAATTTTCAATCTAAAGAAGTTATCAGTTCTGAGGTTAACTGTGTGAAACTCGAATGCTCGAAGGAACTGGTCATTAGTTACAACAAACTGATGG AGGTGGCAGGGAGGATTTTCTCGTGCAActtcaaaagtgtaagataa
- the LOC113345773 gene encoding uncharacterized protein LOC113345773, with protein sequence MILTSVSDPSSSNQGHAKTTTFADKVKERKTLIPTTVDLTKLSNPTLREGELALEIPSDYFQEGFKPFQHSLIARLDFTGIKFHEVKKNLEEQWQLGLNMCKFLPMSKGFFTIMLNYEEAKKKIHDTKWFVNQQPLRVSDWYPGFSPEKQRTSHAAVWLRFPGLPVELWSERTLLAMEKVIGAPIMVDEKTPNLEYGHFASVLVDIDFGKHVPDRIHIITGGRSFWQYLDIPNYPKFCLHCNIIGHTEEECKKKPTDKNNSKETARTGSGENQPKQVWQDAKNKKNRNKKNKLYEGETPLELVVFTEEENAVLEKSKQFEDKIAQSEADIRAATAKLERTKQAASEHAVLVSKIELARTKSLEAKSWEIVEFERTKQSPTDKNIATSSTPLSNAIEESTIVLSPNRFNVLSDELGLNNHSEGYVADNNSDEDSTQNSG encoded by the coding sequence ATGATTCTCACTTCCGTTTCAGATCCTAGTAGCTCTAATCAGGGCCATGCAAAAACTACAACGTTCGCTGATAAGGTTAAGGAACGTAAAACCCTAATCCCTACTACTGTTGATTTAACAAAGCTGTCGAACCCAACTCTAAGGGAGGGAGAGCTAGCTTTGGAAATTCCTAGCGATTACTTTCAGGAGGGTTTCAAACCCTTTCAACACAGTCTTATTGCAAGATTGGATTTTACTGGTATTAAGTTCCATGAAGTGAAGAAAAACCTGGAGGAACAATGGCAGCTAGGTTTAAATATGTGCAAGTTTCTACCAATGAGCAAGGGGTTTTTTACCATCATGCTCAATTATGAAGAAGCCAAGAAGAAAATCCATGATACCAAATGGTTTGTTAATCAACAACCATTGCGTGTGAGTGATTGGTATCCTGGTTTCAGCCCTGAAAAGCAAAGAACTTCTCACGCGGCAGTTTGGTTACGTTTCCCTGGGTTGCCTGTGGAACTTTGGTCTGAACGGACTTTGCTAGCAATGGAAAAAGTTATTGGCGCACCAATTATGGTTGATGAGAAGACTCCGAATCTAGAATATGGCCATTTTGCTTCAGTGCTAGTGGACATCGATTTTGGTAAACATGTTCCTGACAGGATACATATTATAACAGGTGGAAGAAGTTTCTGGCAATATTTGGATATTCCAAATTATCCAAAATTCTGTTTACATTGCAATATCATTGGTCACACCGAGGAAGAATGTAAAAAGAAGCCAACAGACAAGAACAACTCAAAGGAAACAGCTCGTACTGGTTCTGgagaaaatcaaccaaaacaagttTGGCAAGATGCTAAAAATAAGAAGAACCGcaacaagaaaaacaaactttATGAAGGAGAAACACCTTTAGAACTGGTTGTTTTTACTGAAGAGGAGAATGCTGTTTTGGAGAAATCAAAACAGTTTGAAGATAAGATTGCACAATCTGAAGCTGACATCCGTGCTGCGACTGCTAAGTTAGAGAGAACTAAGCAGGCTGCTAGCGAGCATGCAGTTTtagtttccaagattgaattggcgagaactaaaTCTTTGGAAGCTAAGTCTTGGGAGATTGTTGAATTCGAGAGAACTAAGCAATCACCTACAGATAAGAATATTGCTACATCTTCTACTCCTTTATCAAATGCTATTGAGGAGTCCACAATTGTGTTATCTCCAAACAGATTCAATGTTCTGAGTGATGAATTGGGGCTTAATAATCATTCGGAGGGTTATGTTGCTGATAACAATTCGGATGAGGATTCTACACAGAACTCAGGCTAA
- the LOC113345771 gene encoding uncharacterized protein LOC113345771, producing the protein MDAIPTQEEIKEAVFGLDSDSAPGPDGFLGCFYRHCWDIIQLDLTNAIIFCWQSKTIPSGVNSSLIFLLSKVRGANSLRNFRPIGLSNFFFKIFTKILDTRLGSVLGNLVSEEQVAFMKGRNIHENISLASEMVNELKIRRKDGNLGLKLDISQAFDTVSWSFVLEVFRRYGYSEDWCTWIHHILQSARISILINGSPEDDIMIFCKGNMHSVTNLVNLLERYRKASGQTVCRHKSKIYYGGGSLNRRQSIDDFLGMAITTFPDRYLGVKIMPGALKYAHISNVVDKLLRISSRFGMVKLSLFMIE; encoded by the exons ATGGATGCTATTCCTACCCAAGAAGAAATCAAGGAGGCGGTGTTTGGTTTGGATTCTGATAGTGCTCCGGGTCCAGATGGGTTTTTAGGTTGTTTTTATCGGCATTGTTGGGATATTATTCAACTTGATTTGACTAATGCTATTATTTTTTGTTGGCAGTCTAAAACAATTCCAAGTGGAGTTAATTCtagcttgatttttcttctttctaaGGTGCGTGGTGCTAATTCTCTACGGAATTTTAGACCGATTGGGctcagtaattttttcttcaaaatatttaCTAAGATTTTAGATACTAGGCTGGGTAGTGTTCTTGGTAACTTGGTTTCGGAGGAGCAAGTGGCTTTTATGAAGGGGagaaatatccatgagaatattagtttagcttcagAAATGGTTAATGAACTCAAAATTAGGCgtaaggatggtaatttgggtctGAAGCTagatatttctcaagcttttgacacagtgagctggtcttttgttttGGAGGTTTTTCGAAGATATGGTTATTCTGAAGATTGGTGCACTTGGATTCATCATATTCTTCAATCGGCTCGTATCTCTATTCTCATAAATGGCAGTCCTGAAG atgatatcATGATTTTCTGCAAAGGAAACATGCATAGTGTAACAAATCTGGTGAACCTTTTGGAGCGGTATAGGAAGGCCTCAGGTCAAACTGTGTGTCGTCATAAAAGCAAAATTTACTATGGGGGTGGTTCCTTGAATCGTCGTCAAAGTATTGATGATTTTTTGGGTATGGCTATAACTACTTTCCCAGATCGCTATTTGGGAGTAAAGATCATGCCTGGAGCGCTGAAGTATGCTCACATTAGTAATGTGGTGGATAAGCTTTTAAGGATCAGCTCACGATTTGGAATGGTAAAACTGTCCCTTTTCATGATAGAGTAG
- the LOC113345772 gene encoding uncharacterized protein LOC113345772, which produces MAWQGGSRLNLLGFKKMDVHNSTLSTMGNLWILWSEDVDDPLVVNTSRQAITVSLNGNFHCVLRTDEEKGGREPRTSCINEFSDWMDDNELFKADALGANFTWANGQSGVRRIISKSYRVIINEAWLNKFSNWRCKALPTEVSDHSTLAQLRLENALRISDEDHSDESKFNTSKDALAKVQGRNQQNIMLKQKSRNKWLLEGSSNTSYFHNNINIRKGRTTISELVSDDGSVISDSALLCDHIVNYYEAKFNGDYTIIDDLLFDYERPSITAE; this is translated from the exons atggcgtggcaaggtggaagCAG GCTTAATTTGCTGGgttttaagaagatggatgtacaTAATTCTACTCTTTCTACTATGGGTAATCTGTGGATTCTCTGGTCAGAAGATGTGGATGATCCTTTGGTGGTGAATACTAGTAGGCAGGCTATTACGGTTTCTTTGAATG GGAACTTTCACTGTGTTTTGAGAACTGATGAGGAGAAGGGTGGTAGGGAACCAAGAACTTCTTGTATTAATGaattttctgattggatggatgaTAATGAGCTCTTTAAAGCTGATGCTTTGGGTGCTAATTTCACTTGGGCTAATGGTCAATCAGGAGTTCGTCGGATCATAAGTAAATCATACCGTGTTATTATTAATGAGGCATGGTTGAATAAATTTTCGAATTGGCGCTGTAAAGCTCTTCCTAcagaagtttctgaccattcgacaCTG GCACAGTTGCGTCTTGAAAACGCTCTCAGAATTTCGGATGAAGATCATTCTGATGAGTCCAAATTTAATACTTCCAAGGATGCTCTTGCTAAGGTCCAAGGTCGTaaccaacaaaatattatgcTAAAGCAGAAGTCTAGAAATAAATGGTTGTTGGAGGGGTCGAGTAATACTTCTTATTTTCACAACAACATAAATATTCGAAAGGGAAGAACCACAATTTCAGAACTGGTTTCTGATGATGGTAGTGTTATTTCTGATAGTGCTTTACTCTGTGATCATATTGTGAACTATTATGAGGCTAAATTCAATGGAGATTACACAATTATTGATGATCTTTTATTTGATTATGAGAGACCTTCAATTACGGCTGAATAA
- the LOC113345714 gene encoding uncharacterized protein LOC113345714 isoform X1 — MDLQEEKWVEMKGKIVPIMKLESIAREQLDYWSGWYEFWLKLSDCPIRDSWLPRCKKWLDKTEKKFEQILFLKDSAPSLPSPCRVNLASTDGDVSHELELIPHFFFAGEKDDNSLNFELLVPSFFFEEEEDLSGNVNFQSKEVISSEVNCVKLECSKELVISYNKLMGVQSRVIGGDLDCIGGHDCFKGYE; from the exons ATGGATTTACAGGAGGAAAAATGGGTCGAAATGAAAGGGAAAATTGTTCCTATAATGAAGTTGGAATCCATAGCAAGGGAGCAATTGGATTATTGGAGTGGCTGGTATGAATTTTGGTTGAAGTTGAGTGATTGTCCGATTCGAGATTCTTGGCTTCCGAGGTGTAAAAAATGGTTAGACAAGACAGAGAAAAAGTTTGAGCAGATCTTGTTCCTTAAGGATTCCGctccatctcttccatctccttGTAGAGTGAATCTTGCTTCTACAGATGGTGATGTTTCCCACGAATTGGAGTTAATTCCTCATTTTTTCTTTGCTGGAGAAAAAGATGATAATTCTCTCAATTTCGAATTGCTCGTTCCTTCGTTTTTcttcgaggaagaggaagatttGTCTGGCAATGTGAATTTTCAATCTAAAGAAGTTATCAGTTCTGAGGTTAACTGTGTGAAACTCGAATGCTCGAAGGAACTGGTCATTAGTTACAACAAACTGATGG GGGTCCAAAGTAGAGTTATTGGTGGAGACCTGGATTGTATTGgtggtcatgattgtttcaaAGGGTATGAGTAA